From the genome of Pedobacter sp. MC2016-14, one region includes:
- a CDS encoding enoyl-CoA hydratase/isomerase family protein gives MTEPLVLYSVYNKVATITLNRSEKRNALNPELVNLLTESFLRAAEDEQVKVVLLKANGAVFSAGADLNYLLQLQQNSYEENLADSENLKRLFTTIYYLPKIVIAQVEGHAIAGGCGLATICDLIYAVPEANFGYTEVKLGFVPAIVSCFLLRKTSESIAKQILLTGDLFTAQKAFDYGLINYVTPAAEINQTVMDCALKLCTETSANSLMVTKQLIGQTNNPQLEKMLDFAVHINARVRDSDDFKKGIAAFINKEKINW, from the coding sequence ATGACAGAACCTTTGGTTTTATATAGTGTATATAACAAGGTGGCTACCATCACGTTAAACCGTTCAGAAAAAAGGAACGCCTTAAACCCTGAGCTTGTAAACTTACTTACAGAAAGTTTTTTAAGGGCGGCAGAAGATGAACAGGTTAAGGTAGTTCTGCTTAAAGCCAATGGAGCAGTATTTAGTGCCGGTGCAGATCTGAATTACCTGCTACAGTTACAGCAAAATTCATATGAAGAAAACCTGGCAGATTCTGAAAACTTAAAGCGGTTGTTTACCACTATCTATTATCTTCCAAAAATAGTAATTGCCCAGGTAGAAGGTCACGCTATTGCAGGTGGTTGTGGCCTGGCAACAATATGTGACCTCATTTATGCTGTTCCAGAAGCAAACTTTGGCTATACAGAGGTTAAGCTTGGTTTTGTACCGGCCATTGTTTCCTGTTTCCTGTTGCGTAAGACCAGTGAAAGCATCGCAAAACAAATCCTGCTCACAGGCGATTTGTTTACAGCACAAAAAGCTTTCGACTACGGACTGATAAATTACGTAACGCCGGCAGCAGAGATTAATCAAACGGTTATGGACTGTGCATTGAAACTATGTACAGAAACTTCCGCCAATTCACTTATGGTAACCAAGCAACTCATCGGTCAAACTAACAATCCTCAACTGGAAAAAATGCTGGACTTTGCCGTCCACATCAATGCCAGGGTACGTGACAGTGATGACTTTAAAAAAGGCATTGCTGCGTTCATCAATAAAGAAAAAATCAATTGGTAA
- a CDS encoding S9 family peptidase encodes MNLKNTAFKLACMAVLLCGYLNGHAQGKDGINWAKDGNSYYEVDQMGQITSITLPKRERKVIVSSTLLSPAGLGYALQVRSFQLSEDGKKALIYTNSKKVWRYDTRGDYWVADLTSNKLLQVGKDKPASSLMFAKFSPDASKVAYVSGHNLYVDDLSSGATKALTTDGTDRLINGTFDWVYEEEFDCRDGFRWSPDGSTIAYWQIDATKIKNFLMIDNIDSIYPFTIPVEYPKVGENPSNCKVGVVNVATAKTTWLAVPGDQVQNYIPRMDWIPGSSEIILQQLNREQNISKLYVANTKTGSINTIYTETDKAWIDAAPEFKWINENKEFILVSEKDGWRHHYRISRDGKKQTLITNGNYDVIENTLVDEKNGLLYFIASPANATQKYLYKTKLDGKGKPEMVTSAVFPGTHAYDISPNGLWAFHEYQSAAIRPMSEWLNMTTGNPFSMEGSITNKLSTIKLAKNGVEFFKIKTEDGTELDGWMKKPLNFDQTKKYPVVFYVYGEPASQTVTDTYGTGNNFLYAGDISKDGYITMSIENRGAPAPKGREFRKSIYKNIGVLNIKDQADAAKKIMEWPFVDKDRIAVWGWSGGGSSTLNLMFQYPQIYKTGISIAAVVNQLTYDNIYQERYMGSPLKSKEAYIKGSPLSYAKNLQGNLLYIHGTGDDNVHYQNAEMLINELVKYGKVFQLMSYPNRTHSISEGQGTRQHLSLTYTKFLQQNCPMGGK; translated from the coding sequence ATGAACTTAAAAAACACCGCTTTTAAACTGGCCTGTATGGCCGTCCTTTTGTGTGGTTACCTCAATGGCCATGCACAAGGCAAAGATGGCATCAATTGGGCCAAAGATGGGAATTCCTATTATGAGGTAGACCAAATGGGGCAAATTACCTCCATTACCCTTCCAAAAAGGGAACGTAAAGTTATTGTATCTTCCACCTTGCTTAGCCCCGCCGGACTGGGCTACGCACTACAGGTAAGATCTTTTCAACTTTCTGAAGATGGCAAAAAAGCCCTGATCTATACCAACAGTAAAAAAGTATGGCGTTACGATACCCGTGGTGATTACTGGGTAGCTGATTTAACAAGCAACAAACTTTTACAAGTAGGAAAAGACAAACCGGCTTCCTCTCTGATGTTTGCCAAGTTTTCTCCGGATGCTTCAAAGGTAGCTTATGTAAGCGGGCACAATTTATATGTAGACGACCTTAGCTCTGGAGCAACTAAAGCCTTAACTACTGATGGAACAGACCGTTTAATCAATGGAACGTTTGATTGGGTTTACGAAGAGGAATTTGACTGCAGGGATGGATTTAGGTGGAGTCCTGATGGAAGTACGATCGCATACTGGCAAATTGATGCTACCAAAATCAAGAATTTCCTGATGATTGACAACATAGATTCCATCTATCCTTTTACCATTCCCGTAGAATACCCAAAAGTGGGCGAGAATCCATCTAACTGTAAAGTAGGTGTGGTAAATGTGGCAACAGCAAAAACAACCTGGCTTGCTGTTCCTGGTGATCAGGTACAAAACTACATTCCCAGAATGGACTGGATTCCTGGAAGCAGCGAAATTATTTTGCAACAATTAAACAGAGAACAGAATATAAGTAAATTGTATGTAGCCAATACAAAAACGGGAAGTATCAACACCATTTATACAGAAACAGATAAAGCCTGGATTGATGCCGCTCCGGAATTCAAATGGATCAACGAAAACAAAGAATTTATATTGGTTAGTGAAAAAGACGGATGGCGCCATCATTACCGCATCAGCAGAGACGGAAAAAAACAAACGCTGATCACAAATGGCAACTATGATGTTATTGAGAACACGCTGGTTGACGAAAAGAATGGCCTGCTATATTTCATTGCCTCTCCTGCCAATGCTACTCAAAAATATCTGTACAAAACAAAACTTGATGGAAAAGGTAAACCGGAAATGGTAACCTCCGCAGTTTTTCCCGGTACCCATGCTTATGATATTTCACCAAACGGTCTTTGGGCTTTTCATGAATACCAAAGTGCGGCTATACGTCCCATGAGCGAATGGTTGAACATGACCACAGGCAATCCTTTTTCTATGGAGGGCAGTATCACCAACAAATTGTCAACTATAAAATTGGCCAAAAATGGTGTTGAATTTTTCAAAATTAAAACAGAAGATGGTACAGAACTGGATGGATGGATGAAGAAGCCCTTAAACTTTGACCAGACCAAAAAGTATCCTGTTGTATTTTATGTATATGGAGAACCTGCCTCACAAACCGTAACAGACACTTACGGTACAGGAAACAATTTCCTTTATGCTGGCGATATTTCAAAAGATGGTTACATCACCATGTCTATAGAAAACCGTGGTGCCCCTGCGCCTAAAGGAAGAGAATTTCGCAAAAGCATTTATAAAAACATAGGAGTATTGAATATCAAGGACCAGGCAGACGCTGCGAAGAAAATTATGGAGTGGCCATTTGTTGATAAAGACAGAATAGCCGTTTGGGGATGGAGCGGCGGCGGTTCTTCTACATTAAACCTGATGTTCCAATACCCTCAAATCTACAAAACTGGTATTTCTATCGCCGCTGTTGTTAACCAGCTCACCTACGATAACATTTATCAGGAAAGGTATATGGGATCGCCTTTAAAAAGCAAAGAGGCTTATATAAAAGGTTCGCCACTTAGTTATGCCAAAAATCTTCAGGGCAATTTATTATACATTCATGGTACTGGTGATGACAATGTGCACTACCAAAATGCAGAAATGCTCATCAATGAACTGGTAAAATATGGTAAAGTATTTCAATTGATGTCTTACCCAAACCGTACGCATAGCATCAGCGAAGGACAAGGAACAAGACAGCACCTTTCTTTAACCTATACCAAATTCTTACAGCAAAACTGCCCTATGGGCGGCAAATAA
- a CDS encoding LTA synthase family protein encodes MTAYISIFPVLYAVFNYLYGKGQAGMKWLRIYNTVLIVIFSLISVINFNIFREWGTKLNAKAIGFAFTAPNESLASGASSPILPGLSILIFLITSGILLRKFIVPLHINFNKNKFSTRIIGSMVLMLINFLFIRGGSVAPINQSAAYYSDDSILNHAAVNTEWNLMYSVLAATGPHKNHYLYLTPKDADENLKALFSVKKDSTIQVLTTKRPNVVLVIMESFTADLTSVLGREKGVTPKFDSLVQHGILFSKIYSTGNRTDKGIIGTLAGFPSLAAGNMVNYLHKMQKIPAISQEFRRNGYQTSFYYGGASEFDNYKAFILSHSYQKLIDKKDFSKAEMNSKWGAYDGVVLNRQIKELNKTRQPFFATQMTLTNHEPFEVPGAYKFGLLDNSMRFRSTAYYTDSCINDFLNQAKKQAWYKNTLFVFIADHGHILPSESNEVYMPQRYHIPMLFFGDVIKKEYQGKVFDRVGSQIDLANTLLSQLSMNTKPFIWSKNLLNPYTRPFAFFSWDNGMGFINSQQCVTFDNVGKRVLYNDNKTAPKQTAESLRDGQSFLQKAYQQFIEL; translated from the coding sequence ATGACAGCATATATCTCCATATTCCCTGTTTTGTATGCTGTATTTAACTATTTATACGGCAAGGGCCAGGCGGGCATGAAATGGTTAAGAATTTACAATACGGTCTTAATTGTCATATTCAGCCTTATCTCAGTCATCAACTTCAATATTTTCAGAGAATGGGGAACAAAATTAAATGCCAAGGCCATTGGTTTTGCATTTACAGCGCCAAATGAATCACTGGCTTCAGGTGCCTCCTCGCCTATTTTACCAGGCTTATCAATTCTTATTTTTCTGATTACCTCGGGTATACTGCTGCGTAAATTCATTGTACCATTACACATCAACTTCAATAAAAATAAATTCAGCACCCGGATTATTGGAAGTATGGTGTTGATGCTGATCAATTTTTTATTCATCCGTGGGGGATCAGTAGCCCCTATTAACCAAAGTGCCGCTTACTATTCAGATGATTCTATCTTAAATCATGCCGCTGTAAATACCGAATGGAACCTGATGTACAGTGTGCTTGCTGCCACAGGGCCTCATAAAAACCACTACCTGTATTTAACGCCTAAAGATGCAGATGAAAATTTAAAAGCCCTGTTCAGTGTCAAAAAAGACAGCACCATACAGGTATTAACCACCAAAAGACCGAATGTAGTATTGGTGATTATGGAAAGTTTTACAGCAGACTTAACCAGTGTGCTTGGGCGGGAAAAAGGCGTAACACCCAAATTTGACAGTTTGGTGCAGCATGGTATTTTGTTCTCCAAAATATATTCTACAGGCAACCGCACCGATAAGGGCATCATTGGCACCCTAGCTGGCTTTCCAAGCCTTGCCGCAGGCAACATGGTCAATTACCTTCATAAAATGCAGAAGATTCCGGCAATTTCCCAGGAGTTCAGGAGAAATGGCTATCAAACCTCATTTTATTACGGCGGTGCATCAGAATTTGACAATTACAAGGCATTTATACTCTCCCACAGCTATCAAAAACTGATTGACAAAAAGGATTTTAGTAAAGCTGAAATGAATTCTAAATGGGGTGCGTACGATGGTGTGGTATTGAACAGACAAATTAAAGAGCTCAATAAAACCAGGCAACCATTTTTTGCTACGCAAATGACCTTAACCAATCACGAACCTTTTGAAGTTCCGGGAGCCTATAAATTTGGTTTGCTGGACAATTCCATGAGGTTCAGGAGCACAGCCTATTATACAGATTCTTGTATCAATGACTTTTTAAACCAGGCAAAGAAACAAGCATGGTACAAAAATACGCTCTTCGTTTTTATCGCAGATCATGGCCATATCCTGCCTTCAGAAAGTAATGAAGTCTACATGCCCCAGCGTTACCACATTCCTATGTTATTTTTTGGTGATGTCATCAAAAAAGAATATCAGGGAAAGGTTTTTGACCGGGTAGGCAGCCAGATAGACCTTGCAAATACCCTGCTAAGTCAGCTAAGTATGAATACTAAACCATTTATCTGGAGCAAAAACCTACTCAATCCTTATACCAGGCCTTTTGCTTTTTTTAGCTGGGATAATGGAATGGGCTTTATCAATAGCCAGCAATGTGTTACATTTGATAATGTAGGCAAAAGAGTTTTATATAATGACAACAAGACAGCTCCTAAACAGACGGCAGAAAGCCTTAGAGACGGACAATCCTTTTTACAGAAAGCATATCAACAATTTATAGAACTTTAA
- a CDS encoding sensor histidine kinase KdpD — MTTPSNPELNLTEQLRVQQMYDFLHAAVHDLKNPLTTIPVRADLIKLKKDDPDMIDKMCDQIKTASLSMVRIIDELLQMGTMEAGKVNLMLIKLPLVDLVKQVIAMNFPLADRKNQTISFTAEVDPYVQADENKLTEVFDNLINNAIKYSPEGAAITVSMCLKADQVAVSVQDEGPGFTEEDKQLLFQRFTRLSAQPTGGENSTGLGLSIAKGLVEAHGGKLFAESEGKGATFTVELPVRR; from the coding sequence ATGACGACTCCTAGCAACCCGGAACTAAACTTAACAGAACAATTAAGGGTACAGCAGATGTATGATTTTCTGCATGCAGCTGTACACGATTTAAAAAATCCCTTAACCACTATTCCTGTGCGCGCAGATTTGATTAAGCTCAAAAAAGACGATCCGGACATGATCGACAAAATGTGCGATCAGATCAAAACGGCAAGTTTAAGTATGGTGCGTATCATTGACGAGTTATTGCAGATGGGGACGATGGAAGCCGGTAAAGTTAATTTAATGCTGATTAAACTGCCATTGGTGGATCTGGTTAAACAGGTAATTGCAATGAATTTTCCGCTTGCCGACCGGAAAAACCAAACGATATCTTTTACAGCTGAGGTTGATCCTTATGTTCAGGCAGATGAAAATAAACTGACTGAAGTTTTTGACAACCTGATCAACAATGCAATTAAATATTCTCCAGAAGGGGCTGCTATTACGGTTTCAATGTGCTTAAAAGCTGATCAGGTAGCAGTTTCGGTACAAGATGAAGGCCCAGGATTTACAGAAGAAGATAAACAGTTGCTTTTTCAGCGTTTTACGCGCTTAAGTGCGCAGCCTACAGGTGGCGAAAATTCAACAGGCTTAGGGCTTTCTATTGCTAAAGGCCTGGTAGAAGCCCATGGCGGGAAGTTGTTTGCGGAGAGCGAAGGTAAGGGAGCCACGTTTACCGTGGAACTCCCTGTTAGACGTTAG
- a CDS encoding protein-disulfide reductase DsbD translates to MNRLQKGLCRFILPALLILVSFGNLRAQTEDTTSMDGVEFTEIAPETPAADTQVTAAPAVAKSSADSAVVTVAGKTADKKDTQQTIWAIFIAGFLGGFAAFLMPCIFPMVPLTVSFFTKGQDKGKGIRNAMLYGFFIIVIYVVLGLLITVLFGADALSSLSTNGIFNFFFFLLLVVFGASFLGAFEITMPSSWVNKMDANSDKGGIAGLFFMAGTLALVSFSCTGPIIGTLLVQAATSGALLGPAVGMFGFALALAIPFVLFAMFPSLLSTLPKSGGWLNSVKVVLGFLELAFALKFLSNVDLAYHWNWFDREIFLVLWIVIFTLMGLYLLGKIKFSHDSPVPFVSVPRLFLAIIVFSFSVYMVPGLWGAPLKSISAFLPPQSTQDFDLYTSSLGGGFAAAAPESSSSKPHKYAELFEKPLKLDPFFDYKEGVEYAKSVGKPVLIDFTGHACVNCRKMEANVWPDPAVYKLISQDYVLIQLYVDDKTELAPEDVVVNAAGKSLNTLAKKWSDLQASRFQANAQPFYVLLDPRTEGVLVPPQGADYEVANYLKFLNSGLEAYKK, encoded by the coding sequence ATGAATAGATTACAAAAAGGCTTGTGCAGGTTTATCCTGCCGGCCTTATTGATTTTAGTATCCTTTGGCAACCTTAGGGCGCAAACAGAAGATACGACCTCCATGGATGGAGTGGAATTTACGGAGATCGCCCCCGAAACTCCGGCTGCCGATACACAGGTTACAGCCGCTCCTGCGGTAGCTAAAAGCAGCGCAGATTCTGCCGTAGTAACGGTAGCGGGAAAAACAGCAGATAAAAAAGATACACAACAAACAATTTGGGCAATATTTATTGCCGGATTTCTTGGTGGCTTTGCTGCTTTTTTGATGCCTTGTATTTTTCCGATGGTTCCTTTAACGGTAAGCTTTTTTACAAAAGGACAGGATAAAGGTAAAGGCATAAGGAACGCCATGTTATATGGTTTTTTTATCATCGTGATTTACGTGGTACTTGGCTTATTGATTACGGTATTGTTTGGTGCAGACGCATTGAGCAGCCTGTCTACCAATGGAATCTTTAACTTCTTTTTCTTTTTGCTGCTGGTTGTTTTCGGTGCTTCTTTTTTGGGCGCTTTCGAAATTACCATGCCATCGAGTTGGGTAAACAAGATGGATGCGAATTCTGATAAAGGTGGTATTGCCGGTTTATTTTTTATGGCTGGCACGCTGGCACTTGTTTCTTTCTCTTGTACCGGACCAATTATTGGTACTTTGCTGGTACAGGCGGCTACAAGTGGTGCTTTATTGGGCCCTGCAGTAGGAATGTTTGGTTTTGCACTTGCATTGGCCATACCATTTGTATTGTTCGCTATGTTTCCTTCCTTACTAAGCACATTGCCTAAATCAGGCGGATGGTTGAACAGTGTAAAAGTTGTTTTAGGTTTTCTTGAACTAGCCTTTGCACTTAAGTTTTTAAGTAACGTAGATTTAGCCTACCACTGGAACTGGTTTGACCGCGAAATATTCCTTGTATTGTGGATTGTGATTTTTACTTTGATGGGCCTGTATTTATTGGGCAAAATCAAATTCTCTCACGATAGTCCGGTACCGTTTGTTTCTGTTCCGAGATTGTTTTTAGCCATTATCGTATTTTCATTTTCCGTTTATATGGTTCCTGGATTATGGGGCGCGCCGTTAAAATCTATTTCAGCATTTTTGCCTCCGCAGTCAACGCAAGATTTCGATTTGTATACCTCATCATTGGGTGGCGGTTTTGCTGCGGCAGCTCCGGAAAGCTCATCTTCTAAACCGCATAAATATGCAGAGCTTTTTGAGAAGCCTTTGAAACTTGATCCGTTTTTTGATTATAAAGAAGGAGTAGAGTATGCCAAAAGTGTAGGTAAACCAGTGTTGATTGACTTTACTGGACATGCCTGTGTAAACTGTCGCAAGATGGAAGCAAACGTATGGCCTGATCCGGCTGTGTATAAATTGATTAGCCAGGATTACGTATTGATTCAATTATATGTAGACGATAAAACTGAGCTTGCTCCGGAAGATGTGGTGGTTAACGCTGCAGGAAAGAGCTTGAACACATTGGCAAAAAAATGGAGTGATTTACAAGCTTCAAGATTTCAAGCCAATGCTCAGCCTTTTTATGTATTACTTGATCCGCGTACAGAAGGTGTTTTAGTGCCACCTCAGGGTGCAGATTATGAAGTAGCCAATTATTTGAAATTTTTAAATAGCGGGCTGGAAGCTTATAAAAAATAG
- a CDS encoding YihY/virulence factor BrkB family protein, whose product MQHNQPKTLNAIWSDVQKYLNIRLELLKLVIVEKSSRLIADLITNTIVLFCMVLSFLVSAVTLAFYLSRILNSYTSGFGCAALFFTGLAFLVLWKKGALEKAVAGLAIRRYFEKHCEVQQEKEKDKSEVHLKSARPEISIAKQTNQKQQPAAKKQAMKKEKVTFKGLWEVLKNSFNGFSDHKVTKLSGSLAYYTVFSMAPLLLVIISLCGIFLGQEAAQGQIYAQLAGFVGKDTALQMQDIVAKAAIGDKGTVAFIIGIVTLLVGSTTVFADIQDSINTIWGLKPKPKRGWLKMLQNRFLSFSVIISLVFLLLISLSITTVLDNFNLRLQARFSDVSVVFFYILNQVVTLVVISLIFGVIFKVLPDANIKWRDVAYGAIVTALLFMLGKFGISIYIGQSDVGSTYGAAGSLVILLLWTYYSSIILYFGAEFTKAYALAYGSEIHPSHYAVTTKEIEIETGNNSIQDNAS is encoded by the coding sequence ATGCAGCACAACCAACCTAAGACCCTCAATGCCATTTGGAGCGACGTACAAAAATACCTCAACATCAGACTTGAGCTACTTAAACTCGTTATTGTAGAAAAATCATCCAGGCTCATAGCAGATTTGATTACAAACACAATTGTTTTGTTTTGTATGGTCTTGTCCTTTTTGGTTTCTGCGGTAACACTTGCCTTTTATCTCTCCAGGATCTTGAATAGTTACACATCTGGATTTGGTTGCGCAGCTCTGTTTTTTACAGGCCTCGCCTTTCTGGTGCTCTGGAAAAAGGGTGCACTGGAAAAAGCAGTAGCAGGCCTTGCCATCCGAAGATATTTCGAAAAACATTGCGAAGTGCAGCAAGAAAAAGAAAAGGATAAATCCGAAGTACATCTTAAATCGGCCAGGCCCGAAATCAGTATAGCTAAACAAACAAATCAAAAACAACAGCCTGCGGCTAAAAAACAAGCTATGAAAAAAGAGAAAGTAACATTCAAAGGACTCTGGGAAGTCCTTAAAAATTCATTTAACGGATTTAGTGACCATAAGGTCACTAAATTGAGTGGTTCACTGGCCTATTATACGGTGTTCTCCATGGCTCCACTATTACTGGTTATTATTTCTTTATGTGGAATTTTTCTAGGTCAGGAGGCTGCCCAGGGTCAAATCTATGCGCAGCTGGCAGGATTTGTGGGCAAAGACACCGCCTTACAGATGCAGGATATAGTTGCAAAAGCAGCCATCGGAGATAAAGGTACTGTAGCTTTTATTATTGGAATAGTGACCCTACTTGTAGGTTCTACTACGGTGTTTGCCGACATTCAGGATTCTATTAACACGATCTGGGGTCTAAAACCCAAACCTAAAAGAGGTTGGCTAAAGATGTTGCAAAACCGTTTCTTATCCTTTTCTGTTATCATTAGCCTTGTTTTCTTATTACTAATTTCTTTATCTATCACTACTGTACTGGATAATTTTAATCTTAGACTGCAGGCGCGTTTTTCTGATGTATCTGTAGTATTTTTCTACATCCTTAATCAGGTTGTTACTCTGGTGGTCATCTCTTTAATTTTCGGGGTGATCTTTAAAGTCTTGCCAGACGCAAATATCAAATGGCGCGATGTAGCATATGGGGCAATAGTAACGGCGCTATTGTTTATGCTTGGAAAATTTGGTATTTCTATCTACATCGGACAGAGCGATGTTGGCAGTACTTATGGTGCGGCCGGATCACTGGTTATTTTATTGTTATGGACGTATTATTCATCCATCATCTTATACTTCGGTGCAGAATTCACCAAAGCCTATGCCCTTGCCTATGGTTCCGAAATTCATCCCTCCCACTATGCTGTGACTACAAAAGAAATTGAGATTGAAACTGGCAACAATTCTATACAGGACAATGCTTCATAA
- a CDS encoding TlpA disulfide reductase family protein yields the protein MKKMMLSALALAPLLGCAQSSDFNLMGKVNPLNVPTKAYLVYRLEGKQVIDSAVVTNGAFQFKGVSEGPLQAQLLLDHAGKGISTLGRTADVKALYLEPGTVTLTATDSVKKAKITGSKINAEFDKYSALLTGPEKAMAALNAEYASAPEDKKKDNAFRSDLQQRFEKFASEREAIQNTYIKQNPNSYFSLEALTESAGNGIDVEKVEPVFKSLSPAVRASKAGVSFAKAIEAARNTSVGAIAPDFTQNDVNDKPVKLSDFKGKYVLIDFWASWCGPCRAENPNVVKAYNEYKDKNFTVLGVSLDQPGKKDAWLGAIAADGLTWTQVSDLKFWNNAVAKQYGINSIPQNFLVDPSGKIVGKNLRGADLTKKLEELLAAKGK from the coding sequence ATGAAAAAAATGATGTTATCTGCTCTTGCACTTGCACCTTTATTGGGATGTGCGCAAAGTAGCGATTTCAATTTGATGGGAAAAGTAAACCCGTTAAACGTTCCTACAAAAGCTTATTTGGTTTACAGGCTAGAGGGGAAACAAGTAATTGACTCTGCTGTAGTTACAAATGGAGCATTTCAGTTTAAAGGTGTCAGCGAAGGTCCTTTGCAAGCCCAATTGCTGCTTGACCATGCTGGAAAAGGCATAAGTACTCTTGGTAGAACAGCTGATGTTAAAGCACTTTATCTTGAGCCGGGAACAGTTACACTTACAGCTACTGATTCAGTTAAAAAAGCAAAAATTACAGGTTCAAAAATTAATGCTGAGTTTGATAAATATAGTGCCTTGTTAACTGGTCCTGAAAAAGCTATGGCCGCATTAAATGCTGAATATGCAAGTGCCCCTGAAGATAAGAAAAAGGATAATGCTTTTAGAAGCGATTTACAACAACGTTTTGAAAAATTTGCCAGCGAAAGGGAGGCAATTCAGAATACCTATATCAAACAAAACCCAAACTCTTATTTTAGCCTTGAGGCTTTGACTGAAAGTGCAGGTAACGGTATTGATGTAGAAAAAGTAGAGCCTGTATTCAAAAGCCTTTCTCCAGCTGTACGTGCAAGTAAAGCAGGTGTAAGTTTTGCAAAAGCTATAGAAGCTGCCCGCAATACCAGTGTTGGTGCAATAGCTCCAGACTTTACTCAAAATGATGTGAATGATAAACCAGTAAAGCTTTCTGATTTCAAAGGAAAATACGTGCTGATTGATTTCTGGGCGTCATGGTGCGGACCTTGTCGTGCAGAAAACCCTAACGTGGTGAAAGCTTATAACGAATACAAAGACAAAAATTTCACTGTACTTGGTGTTTCCCTGGATCAACCTGGTAAAAAAGATGCATGGTTAGGCGCTATTGCTGCTGATGGTTTAACCTGGACACAGGTATCTGATTTAAAGTTTTGGAACAATGCAGTTGCTAAGCAATATGGCATCAATTCTATTCCTCAAAACTTTTTGGTAGACCCATCTGGTAAAATTGTGGGTAAAAACCTTCGCGGTGCAGACCTTACTAAAAAATTAGAAGAACTTTTGGCTGCAAAAGGTAAGTAA
- a CDS encoding protein-disulfide reductase DsbD domain-containing protein, with the protein MKRLFLLAAALFFTAAAHSQIMKPVTWSYGAKKTSATEATVFIKATIGDGWHVYSQNVKDGGPVKTTFTFAPSPSYTLVGKTIEPKGVTKFEETFSMNVTYFEKSVIFQQKVKIKPGKPVVVKGKFEYMTCDDKQCLPPEEVEFSIPVK; encoded by the coding sequence ATGAAACGATTATTTTTATTAGCTGCCGCGCTGTTTTTTACAGCTGCCGCACATAGCCAAATCATGAAACCGGTAACCTGGAGTTATGGTGCTAAAAAAACCAGTGCTACTGAAGCTACTGTATTTATTAAAGCTACCATTGGTGATGGATGGCATGTATATTCACAGAACGTTAAAGACGGCGGTCCGGTAAAAACTACCTTTACATTTGCACCTTCGCCTTCTTATACTTTAGTAGGTAAAACTATTGAGCCAAAAGGTGTAACTAAATTTGAGGAAACATTTAGCATGAACGTAACGTACTTTGAAAAAAGTGTTATTTTTCAACAAAAGGTGAAAATTAAACCAGGTAAACCTGTAGTTGTTAAAGGTAAATTTGAATACATGACTTGCGACGACAAACAATGTCTTCCACCAGAAGAGGTTGAATTCAGTATTCCTGTTAAATAA
- the msrA gene encoding peptide-methionine (S)-S-oxide reductase MsrA has product MKLHLIFFAGILLSLCAACNGAKTQKLESKNGFAVLPKQAKGEEIAAFAGGCFWAMQESMLELKGVHKVISGYAGGTADHPTYDAVLTKQTGHAEAVLLYYNPAVISFEKLAEAFFYAHDPTQLNSQGPDVGSDYRSIAFYRSPEELKSLIKVVDQVDHTGYYTSPIVTELLPFAAFYPAEMEHQDYFVKNPWSIYIKKVSKPKVLKLRAKMSSLIKPEYLYK; this is encoded by the coding sequence ATGAAGCTACACCTCATTTTTTTCGCTGGAATACTGCTAAGCCTTTGTGCGGCATGTAACGGAGCAAAAACACAAAAACTAGAAAGTAAAAATGGATTCGCTGTATTACCGAAGCAAGCGAAAGGTGAAGAAATTGCGGCTTTCGCAGGAGGCTGCTTTTGGGCAATGCAAGAGAGTATGCTGGAGCTTAAAGGTGTACATAAGGTAATCAGCGGTTATGCAGGAGGAACAGCGGATCATCCGACTTACGATGCTGTATTAACCAAACAAACTGGTCATGCGGAGGCCGTATTGTTATATTACAATCCTGCAGTAATCAGTTTTGAAAAACTAGCCGAAGCCTTTTTTTATGCACATGATCCTACCCAACTCAACAGTCAGGGCCCGGATGTTGGATCAGACTACCGCTCCATTGCATTTTATCGCTCCCCCGAAGAATTAAAATCGCTCATCAAAGTTGTAGATCAGGTAGACCATACCGGATATTACACCAGCCCTATTGTTACGGAGTTACTTCCCTTTGCCGCCTTTTATCCGGCAGAAATGGAACATCAGGATTATTTCGTTAAAAACCCCTGGAGCATTTATATTAAAAAGGTGTCCAAACCGAAAGTATTAAAGTTAAGGGCTAAAATGTCATCACTGATTAAGCCAGAATATCTTTATAAATAG